Proteins from a genomic interval of Niabella soli DSM 19437:
- the hutG gene encoding formimidoylglutamase, producing the protein MLSKNEYQPIAPAVWEGKKDGTATSHQRWGEVVQFLDLKEKLPDLKKTFVLIGFPCDEGVRRNNGRIGAAGGPQQLRAVLKNLPVHHATGIKIFDAGDVLCLEGNLEAAQDQLAAAVGSVIRNGGFPVVLGGGHEVTYGHFKGIQNSSAATTQIGVVNFDAHFDLREPGNNQGNSGTGFYQIAMDLKKKEQSLRYLPIGIQRISNAQKLFDTADAFNVNYIEAFSLTEANLPSVLSELQRFLDSVDQVYLTIDLDVFTAAAAPGVSAPAFNGVAIGPPFFTMLRRICRSGKLVSLDIAELNPLYDQDDRTAKLAAAILFDALLETDL; encoded by the coding sequence ATGCTATCGAAAAATGAATATCAGCCCATAGCTCCCGCGGTATGGGAAGGAAAAAAGGACGGAACAGCAACTTCGCATCAGCGCTGGGGAGAAGTGGTGCAATTCCTGGACCTGAAGGAGAAATTGCCGGATTTGAAAAAAACATTTGTGCTGATCGGGTTTCCCTGCGATGAAGGCGTCCGGCGGAATAACGGGCGAATAGGGGCGGCCGGGGGACCGCAGCAGCTCCGTGCTGTATTAAAGAATCTGCCTGTTCATCATGCCACCGGTATAAAAATCTTTGATGCTGGCGACGTGCTTTGTCTGGAAGGCAATCTTGAAGCCGCACAAGATCAATTGGCAGCGGCCGTTGGATCTGTAATCAGGAACGGTGGCTTTCCTGTTGTACTCGGTGGTGGGCATGAAGTAACCTATGGTCATTTTAAAGGGATACAAAATAGTAGTGCTGCAACTACACAAATTGGAGTAGTCAATTTTGATGCACATTTTGATCTCAGGGAACCCGGTAATAACCAAGGTAATTCAGGTACCGGGTTTTACCAGATAGCAATGGATCTGAAAAAGAAGGAGCAATCATTGCGCTACCTGCCTATTGGTATTCAGCGGATCAGCAATGCCCAAAAATTATTTGATACAGCCGATGCTTTCAACGTTAATTATATTGAAGCCTTTTCCCTGACTGAAGCGAATCTGCCTTCTGTCTTATCCGAACTGCAGCGATTTTTAGACTCCGTAGATCAGGTTTATCTCACCATAGACCTGGATGTATTTACCGCCGCCGCAGCGCCGGGTGTAAGCGCTCCCGCCTTTAACGGGGTTGCAATCGGTCCTCCTTTTTTCACAATGCTGCGCAGAATCTGCCGATCGGGTAAACTAGTATCTCTTGATATTGCTGAACTAAACCCGTTGTATGATCAGGACGATCGGACAGCAAAGCTTGCTGCGGCTATCCTGTTTGATGCGCTGCTTGAAACTGACCTGTGA
- the hutI gene encoding imidazolonepropionase produces MKRKQPYTLLGPFKEIVTMEGLPLKGPLKDEQLPIIANGGILLNGGHIEAVGAFESLAKKKEVLVQQPAVPGVVLPGFVDMHTHIAFGGSRANDFALRNAGSSYQEIARKGGGIWSTVKDTRALSRLQLAAITAEHAQHLLEQGITTIEVKSGYGLTVADELKLLQAIQDAALLTKADLVATCLAAHVVPNDFDGSPETYLEQVVTDLFPVIQQEQLTTRVDVFIEQGAFSAELAIPYLQQARKMGFDITVHADQFTPSGSEVAVRLNALSADHLEAATQREIDRLAKSNVIATALPGASMGLGCAFAPARKLLDAGCALAIATDWNPGSAPMGSLVLQAAVLASIEKLTNAEVLAAITFRAAAGLKLNDRGLLAPGYRADFAVYETDCYKEITYQQGRLQPSEVWKNGERI; encoded by the coding sequence ATGAAAAGAAAACAACCATACACGCTGCTGGGTCCTTTTAAAGAGATCGTTACTATGGAAGGGCTGCCATTAAAAGGTCCTTTAAAAGACGAGCAGTTACCCATTATAGCCAATGGCGGCATTCTTTTAAACGGCGGTCATATTGAAGCGGTTGGCGCTTTTGAATCACTGGCAAAAAAAAAAGAAGTTCTGGTACAGCAACCGGCGGTACCCGGTGTAGTGTTGCCCGGTTTTGTTGATATGCATACGCATATTGCGTTTGGTGGATCCCGGGCGAATGATTTTGCCTTACGAAATGCGGGAAGCTCTTACCAGGAGATCGCCCGAAAGGGCGGTGGCATCTGGAGCACTGTTAAAGATACAAGAGCCTTATCGCGTCTGCAACTGGCGGCAATAACAGCGGAACATGCACAACACCTGTTGGAGCAAGGTATTACAACCATTGAGGTCAAGAGCGGTTATGGGCTAACGGTTGCCGATGAGCTGAAGCTCTTGCAGGCAATACAGGACGCGGCGCTGCTGACAAAGGCAGACCTGGTGGCTACCTGCCTGGCGGCACATGTGGTACCGAACGATTTTGATGGTAGTCCTGAAACCTATCTGGAGCAGGTCGTAACAGATTTGTTCCCTGTTATACAACAAGAACAATTGACAACACGTGTAGATGTGTTTATTGAGCAAGGCGCTTTTTCTGCGGAGCTGGCAATCCCTTATTTGCAACAGGCGCGGAAGATGGGATTTGATATTACCGTGCATGCCGATCAGTTTACGCCTTCGGGAAGTGAGGTTGCAGTGAGATTAAATGCGCTGAGCGCCGACCACCTGGAGGCGGCAACGCAACGGGAAATTGACCGGTTGGCAAAATCGAATGTAATTGCAACGGCATTGCCCGGCGCATCAATGGGACTTGGTTGCGCCTTTGCACCGGCACGTAAACTATTAGATGCCGGTTGTGCGCTTGCTATTGCTACCGACTGGAATCCCGGTTCTGCACCCATGGGAAGCCTGGTGTTGCAGGCGGCTGTTCTGGCATCGATTGAAAAATTGACGAATGCGGAAGTGCTGGCGGCCATCACCTTTCGGGCGGCGGCAGGCTTAAAGCTCAACGACAGAGGGCTGCTGGCGCCGGGTTACCGGGCTGATTTTGCCGTGTATGAAACGGATTGTTATAAAGAAATTACTTATCAGCAGGGACGTTTGCAACCCTCAGAAGTATGGAAAAACGGGGAACGAATATAG
- the hutH gene encoding histidine ammonia-lyase: MSEPIFKYGEDHLKASLALDITKGTVKGVLSAAGRQQVRNGARLVEAIVASGTVVYGINTGFGPLCTTLINKEDTRSLQENILKSHAVGVGGPISKALSRLMLVLKVHALAKGFSGIREETIDRIIWHIEADVIPVVPEQGSVGASGDLAPLAHLFLPLIGFGYVHYKDTIQPAAEVLRELKVSPLQLGAKEGLALINGTQFIAAHAVMGVARFYKILMQADLNAVLMLEGLSASSKPFYPELHALRPFKGNRFVASVIYNLLNGSAIVASHANCSRVQDPYSLRCVPQVHGASRTAWLHLKELVETEINSVTDNPLLIDESLTISGGNFHGQPLAMALDYACLAAAEIGNIADRRVYLSLEGDTPGVPKLLLKSVGLNSGFMMLQYTTAALVSENKSLCFPASADSIPTSLGQEDHVSMGSISGRKLLQVLGNIERIQSIELICAAQALDFHAPLKPTRIIEKVHERMRTKVPHIETDQVMTGYIEEALDLVRSGALIDAAKEVAAKEAIPYVTDLATLFDSF; this comes from the coding sequence ATGAGTGAACCCATTTTTAAATACGGAGAAGATCATCTGAAAGCGTCCCTTGCATTGGATATAACAAAAGGAACAGTGAAGGGTGTTTTATCAGCAGCGGGGCGGCAACAAGTGCGCAACGGTGCGCGGCTTGTAGAGGCTATCGTGGCATCGGGCACCGTCGTTTACGGAATAAACACGGGTTTTGGCCCTTTATGCACTACGCTGATCAATAAAGAAGATACCCGGTCATTACAGGAAAATATTTTAAAGAGTCATGCCGTTGGCGTAGGCGGCCCCATCAGTAAAGCATTGTCCAGGCTGATGCTGGTGCTGAAGGTACATGCGCTGGCAAAAGGATTTTCAGGGATCCGGGAGGAAACGATCGATCGCATCATCTGGCATATCGAGGCGGATGTTATTCCCGTTGTGCCGGAGCAGGGATCGGTAGGCGCTTCGGGCGATCTTGCCCCTTTGGCTCATTTATTCCTTCCCCTTATTGGTTTTGGGTATGTACACTATAAGGATACCATTCAGCCGGCGGCCGAGGTACTGCGGGAGTTAAAGGTATCTCCGTTGCAGTTGGGGGCTAAAGAAGGATTGGCGCTGATCAACGGAACGCAGTTTATTGCAGCCCATGCAGTGATGGGTGTAGCCCGGTTTTATAAAATATTGATGCAGGCAGATCTGAATGCCGTGCTGATGCTGGAAGGATTGAGCGCTTCCAGTAAACCCTTTTACCCGGAACTTCATGCGCTGCGGCCTTTTAAGGGCAACCGGTTTGTAGCATCGGTTATTTACAACCTGTTAAACGGGTCGGCAATTGTGGCCTCTCATGCCAATTGCTCCCGTGTGCAGGACCCCTATTCATTACGCTGTGTGCCGCAGGTGCATGGTGCTTCCCGAACCGCCTGGCTGCATTTAAAAGAGCTGGTGGAAACAGAGATCAATTCGGTTACAGATAACCCTTTACTGATCGATGAATCGCTAACGATCAGCGGTGGAAATTTTCACGGACAACCGCTGGCCATGGCGCTGGACTATGCATGCCTGGCTGCTGCTGAAATAGGCAATATAGCAGACCGCCGTGTGTATCTTTCTTTAGAAGGAGATACGCCGGGCGTTCCCAAATTATTGCTCAAATCGGTGGGACTTAATTCGGGATTTATGATGTTGCAATATACCACCGCGGCCCTGGTAAGCGAGAATAAGTCCCTGTGTTTTCCGGCCAGCGCCGACAGTATACCTACCTCTTTGGGCCAGGAAGATCATGTGAGCATGGGCTCCATCAGCGGAAGAAAACTGTTACAGGTGCTGGGGAATATAGAAAGGATTCAGAGCATTGAGCTGATCTGTGCGGCGCAGGCATTAGATTTTCATGCACCCCTGAAACCCACCCGCATTATCGAAAAAGTGCATGAGAGGATGCGCACGAAGGTCCCCCATATTGAAACAGACCAGGTAATGACCGGCTATATTGAAGAAGCTCTGGACCTGGTGCGCTCCGGCGCATTAATTGATGCTGCTAAAGAAGTGGCGGCTAAGGAGGCCATTCCCTATGTTACCGATCTGGCGACCCTTTTTGATTCTTTTTAA
- a CDS encoding urocanate hydratase: protein MINSINMTFQEEILQGIPDVLPAKKAPDSGLSHAPVRKAVLNKEERQLAVRNALRYFPETWHKVLAQEFMEELHTYGRIYMYRFMPDHKIYARPVDAYPAKTRQAAAIMLMIQNNLDAAIAQHPQELITYGGNGAVFQNWAQYRLTMQYLATMTEEQTLHMYSGHPMGLFPSSTAAPRVVVTNGMMIPNYSRPDDWERYNALGVTQYGQMTAGSYMYIGPQGIVHGTTITLMNAFRKKLKTGETPEAKVFLTSGLGGMSGAQPKAGTITKCITVCAEINPLAAKKRQQQGWVDELIAELDQLCARTKKAIEQKEIVSLAYIGNVVDVWERFYEEKIFVTVGSDQTSLHNPWSGGYYPAGISFDTANKMLAADPEQFKQKVKESLVRHVNAINRHTALGTYFFDYGNAFLLEAGRAGAAVFAANKTDFIYPSYVQDILGPICFDYGFGPFRWVCTSGLEADLYRTDAMALEVLSEMRRTAPDEIQQQLSDNIHWIREAAKNKLVVGSMARILYADAEGRIRIAKQFNDAVREGRLTSPVVIGRDHHDVSGTDSPWRETSNIYDGSRFTADMAVHNVIGDSFRGATWVSIHNGGGVGWGEVINGGFGLVLDGSTDAEQKLANMLFYDVNNGIARRAWARNKEALQALNRELQRTPGLRVTQAHLVDDAIITEIE from the coding sequence ATGATTAATTCGATCAATATGACATTCCAGGAAGAAATACTACAGGGCATACCGGATGTATTGCCTGCAAAAAAAGCACCGGATTCCGGTCTTAGTCATGCTCCTGTACGAAAAGCGGTATTAAACAAAGAAGAGCGGCAGTTGGCGGTCCGCAATGCCCTGCGTTATTTTCCCGAAACCTGGCATAAGGTATTGGCACAGGAATTTATGGAGGAGTTGCATACCTACGGCCGGATCTACATGTACCGTTTTATGCCGGATCATAAAATTTATGCAAGGCCGGTTGACGCCTACCCGGCAAAGACCCGGCAGGCGGCTGCTATTATGTTGATGATCCAGAACAATCTGGATGCCGCTATAGCACAGCATCCGCAGGAATTGATCACCTATGGTGGCAATGGTGCCGTGTTTCAAAACTGGGCGCAGTACCGCTTAACAATGCAATACCTGGCAACGATGACGGAAGAACAAACATTGCATATGTATAGTGGTCACCCAATGGGATTGTTCCCTTCATCAACTGCTGCGCCGCGGGTGGTAGTCACCAATGGCATGATGATTCCTAATTATTCCAGACCCGATGATTGGGAGCGTTATAATGCGTTAGGCGTAACGCAGTACGGGCAAATGACCGCGGGCTCTTATATGTATATAGGGCCCCAGGGTATTGTGCATGGAACCACTATTACCTTGATGAACGCCTTCCGGAAAAAGTTAAAAACCGGCGAAACGCCCGAAGCGAAAGTGTTTTTAACCTCGGGGTTGGGCGGTATGAGCGGCGCCCAGCCTAAGGCGGGCACTATTACAAAATGTATAACGGTTTGTGCAGAAATAAACCCGCTGGCTGCAAAAAAAAGACAACAGCAGGGATGGGTGGATGAATTAATTGCGGAGTTGGACCAGTTATGCGCGCGTACAAAAAAAGCTATAGAACAAAAAGAAATAGTATCGCTTGCTTATATAGGAAATGTAGTGGATGTATGGGAGCGTTTTTACGAGGAAAAGATATTTGTAACGGTAGGAAGCGACCAAACCTCTCTGCATAATCCCTGGTCAGGCGGGTATTACCCGGCGGGCATCTCATTTGATACAGCCAACAAAATGCTTGCTGCCGATCCGGAACAATTTAAACAAAAAGTAAAAGAATCATTGGTGCGACACGTGAATGCCATCAACCGGCATACGGCTTTGGGTACTTATTTCTTTGATTATGGAAATGCGTTTTTATTGGAGGCCGGGCGCGCCGGGGCCGCTGTGTTTGCAGCAAATAAAACCGATTTTATTTATCCCTCCTACGTACAGGATATTTTAGGCCCGATCTGCTTCGACTATGGATTTGGCCCGTTCCGATGGGTATGCACTTCCGGGTTGGAAGCGGACCTTTACCGGACCGATGCGATGGCGCTGGAAGTGTTGAGTGAAATGAGGCGCACTGCACCTGATGAAATTCAGCAACAACTAAGCGACAATATTCATTGGATAAGGGAAGCGGCGAAAAACAAGCTGGTAGTGGGTTCCATGGCCCGTATTCTTTATGCAGACGCGGAAGGACGGATAAGGATCGCCAAGCAATTTAATGATGCGGTGCGGGAAGGCCGGCTGACGAGCCCGGTAGTGATTGGCCGTGATCATCATGATGTCAGCGGTACGGATTCGCCCTGGCGGGAGACAAGCAATATTTACGACGGCAGCCGGTTCACTGCAGATATGGCGGTGCATAATGTTATCGGCGACAGCTTCCGGGGCGCCACCTGGGTCTCTATTCATAACGGTGGTGGTGTGGGCTGGGGCGAAGTGATCAATGGTGGTTTTGGACTGGTGCTGGATGGCAGCACCGATGCAGAACAGAAACTGGCCAATATGTTATTTTATGATGTGAATAATGGGATCGCACGCCGGGCATGGGCGCGGAACAAAGAGGCCCTGCAGGCACTTAACCGGGAATTGCAACGTACGCCTGGGTTAAGAGTAACTCAAGCGCATCTCGTGGATGATGCTATAATAACAGAAATAGAATAA
- a CDS encoding GLPGLI family protein — MILLLQAFGANAQLNLDNNEVYKITYSSSFNGKTREHQNKTWVFAGATQTLITNEKDFTKKSPYPFEVSVADHKKNELELLAFLGAQNVISTTDTSLRNQQFEFSNETKTILGYTCKKAKAIVRSNTMELWYTDQLPVKGAPSALGQNLGLVLEMTRNGNSSITAEKIEKQKLQLPSFVKTPAHQTDLLSYRDAIWKSRFTTIPLFTHQVINFSDTTKSTGDIMRFASGTIVVKKIKMPVIDSGSSAFLDVTEQSNGDAYDRTGTVFLIPVDKKQSFLDGLKNGVNTLPIYTNGNGKKYQGVIATPDYNPLIELMRFFTPFGIKQFNQNAIKGKQWQEAAPYRQDITDFIPLLSNKEVYIGVFIGNYDKGGHKITANITVHHDGPAQLRPHIVPLFNTLNAMEMAGQEYATMFDTDKGITVQFTLANPLKNVHLRYVTTGHGGWGGGDEFVPRLNTILMDGKIVFSMIPWRQDCGTYRLYNPASGNFNNGLSSSDLSRSNWCPGTVTNPFLIELGDLAAGEHTLQVKIPQGKPEGTSFSSWNVSGVLLAD; from the coding sequence ATGATCCTGCTCCTTCAGGCTTTTGGAGCAAACGCCCAGTTAAACCTCGATAACAATGAAGTGTATAAGATTACGTACAGTTCCAGTTTTAACGGAAAAACCCGGGAGCATCAAAATAAAACATGGGTGTTCGCAGGCGCTACCCAAACCCTGATAACCAACGAAAAAGATTTCACAAAAAAATCACCGTACCCTTTTGAGGTATCCGTTGCAGATCATAAAAAAAACGAGCTGGAACTACTGGCATTCCTGGGTGCGCAAAACGTTATTTCAACAACAGACACTTCCTTGCGCAACCAGCAATTTGAGTTCAGCAATGAAACAAAAACGATCCTGGGGTATACCTGTAAAAAAGCCAAAGCCATTGTAAGATCCAACACGATGGAATTGTGGTATACGGATCAGCTCCCGGTGAAGGGAGCCCCCTCCGCCCTGGGACAAAACCTCGGCCTGGTGCTGGAAATGACCCGGAACGGGAACAGCAGCATTACTGCAGAAAAAATAGAAAAGCAAAAACTGCAATTGCCGTCCTTTGTGAAGACCCCGGCGCACCAAACAGACTTGTTGAGCTATCGCGATGCAATTTGGAAAAGCCGGTTTACCACCATCCCTTTGTTTACCCATCAGGTCATCAACTTTTCGGACACCACTAAATCCACTGGCGACATTATGCGCTTTGCCAGCGGAACGATTGTGGTAAAAAAAATAAAAATGCCGGTGATCGACAGCGGCAGCAGCGCCTTTCTTGATGTTACAGAACAATCCAACGGCGATGCTTACGATCGTACGGGAACAGTATTTTTGATCCCTGTAGATAAAAAGCAATCTTTTTTAGATGGACTGAAAAACGGCGTTAATACCTTACCTATTTACACCAATGGAAATGGGAAAAAATATCAGGGAGTGATTGCAACCCCCGATTATAATCCGCTTATTGAGTTGATGCGTTTCTTCACGCCCTTTGGCATCAAGCAATTCAATCAAAATGCAATAAAAGGAAAACAATGGCAGGAGGCCGCTCCCTACCGGCAGGATATTACTGATTTTATTCCGCTACTCAGCAATAAGGAGGTGTACATCGGTGTTTTCATCGGTAATTATGATAAAGGCGGGCATAAGATCACGGCAAATATAACGGTGCATCATGACGGCCCCGCACAATTGCGACCGCACATTGTTCCGCTGTTCAACACCTTAAATGCAATGGAAATGGCCGGACAGGAATATGCAACGATGTTTGATACGGATAAAGGCATTACGGTTCAATTTACTTTAGCCAATCCTTTAAAGAACGTACACCTGCGCTATGTTACCACTGGTCATGGAGGCTGGGGAGGTGGCGATGAATTTGTCCCCAGGCTTAATACCATTTTAATGGACGGGAAGATTGTTTTCAGTATGATCCCCTGGCGCCAGGATTGTGGCACCTACCGGTTATACAATCCCGCATCGGGCAATTTCAATAACGGGCTTTCCTCCTCTGACCTCAGCCGTTCCAACTGGTGCCCCGGCACGGTTACCAACCCGTTCTTAATTGAACTGGGCGATCTCGCCGCAGGCGAGCACACCCTACAGGTAAAGATCCCGCAGGGGAAGCCGGAGGGTACCAGTTTTAGTTCCTGGAATGTGTCGGGTGTGTTGCTTGCAGATTAA
- a CDS encoding LysR substrate-binding domain-containing protein, protein MSYQIELRHLHYFSVLAEELHYRKAAERLYISQPGLTRQIKQMEALYGTDLFVRGKRFVQLTAAGKFLQTEVLILLNQLDNIQLQLKQIGEGKRAELKIGFIGSAAQTVIPDVLFQLNKRYPDIAISLNELPNETQLEYLQENKLDFGLVRSHIAPAGLTLKKITEEPFSLVVPKNHRIQLRNFKSIKQFEQEHFILFARDYSTEYYQLVMSIFSDSGFTPQVHHKTVNALTIFKLVEKGMGIAIVPSSLCQGYSIPVNFIPLTRIPQRSQLSLVWNAKNRNPGVKALLETLFRNKAYRQNKLIK, encoded by the coding sequence ATGAGTTATCAAATAGAATTAAGGCATTTACATTATTTCAGCGTATTGGCCGAAGAGCTGCATTATCGCAAAGCAGCCGAGCGTCTTTATATTTCGCAACCCGGACTAACCCGGCAGATAAAGCAAATGGAAGCGCTATACGGAACTGATTTATTTGTGCGCGGAAAACGATTCGTACAACTGACCGCCGCGGGAAAATTCCTGCAAACGGAGGTCCTCATCTTATTGAATCAATTAGATAATATACAACTGCAGTTAAAACAGATCGGCGAAGGAAAAAGGGCCGAGTTAAAGATCGGGTTTATCGGCTCTGCCGCACAAACGGTGATTCCTGATGTCCTGTTTCAATTAAATAAGCGATACCCCGATATTGCCATTAGTTTGAACGAGCTCCCCAATGAAACCCAGCTTGAATACCTGCAGGAAAATAAGCTCGATTTTGGGTTGGTGCGCTCACATATTGCTCCTGCGGGGCTTACATTAAAGAAAATTACAGAAGAGCCTTTTTCGCTGGTAGTGCCCAAAAATCATCGCATCCAGTTGCGCAATTTCAAATCAATAAAACAATTTGAACAGGAGCACTTCATTCTATTTGCCCGGGACTACAGCACGGAATATTACCAGTTGGTAATGAGTATTTTCAGCGACAGTGGTTTTACACCGCAGGTGCATCATAAAACGGTAAATGCGCTTACTATTTTCAAGCTGGTAGAAAAAGGGATGGGCATTGCTATTGTTCCTTCCTCACTGTGCCAGGGCTATTCCATTCCCGTGAATTTTATACCACTGACCCGGATCCCGCAACGCAGCCAGTTATCTTTGGTATGGAACGCAAAGAACCGGAACCCCGGTGTAAAAGCACTATTGGAAACCCTATTTCGGAATAAGGCTTACCGGCAAAATAAACTCATAAAATAA